A window of Deltaproteobacteria bacterium contains these coding sequences:
- the tuf gene encoding elongation factor Tu (EF-Tu; promotes GTP-dependent binding of aminoacyl-tRNA to the A-site of ribosomes during protein biosynthesis; when the tRNA anticodon matches the mRNA codon, GTP hydrolysis results; the inactive EF-Tu-GDP leaves the ribosome and release of GDP is promoted by elongation factor Ts; many prokaryotes have two copies of the gene encoding EF-Tu), which produces GDNVSLEVSMIQPIAMEEGVRFAIREGGRTVGAGVVTKIVE; this is translated from the coding sequence AGGGGACAATGTATCTCTTGAGGTCTCGATGATCCAGCCCATTGCCATGGAAGAGGGAGTCAGGTTTGCGATCCGTGAAGGCGGCCGGACGGTCGGGGCCGGCGTGGTAACCAAGATCGTGGAGTAG
- a CDS encoding 50S ribosomal protein L3 — MSNLSGMMGRKVGMIQVFSEDGQVVPVTVLEVGPCTVLQKKTAEREGYNALQFGFSPRPLGRLNLPEQGHVKRAGLSHGFRYIREISVKDPEAFDVGQVLTLKDLEIRQLVDIAGVSKGRGFAGTIKRHGFSRGPMGHGSKHHRAVGSVGQSATPSRVIKGKKMPGRMGGKRVTVKNSMVVDVRPDENLLLVKGCVPGSINQLVYVLIK; from the coding sequence ATGTCGAATTTATCAGGCATGATGGGCCGCAAGGTAGGAATGATCCAGGTCTTTTCCGAGGACGGTCAGGTCGTCCCGGTTACGGTGCTGGAGGTCGGTCCCTGTACCGTGCTCCAAAAGAAGACAGCGGAGAGAGAGGGCTATAACGCCTTGCAATTCGGATTTTCCCCAAGGCCTTTAGGCAGGTTGAATCTTCCGGAGCAGGGACATGTAAAGAGAGCCGGGCTGTCCCACGGCTTTCGCTATATCAGGGAGATATCAGTCAAGGATCCTGAAGCCTTTGATGTAGGCCAGGTCCTTACACTGAAGGATCTGGAAATCCGCCAACTGGTGGACATAGCCGGAGTGAGTAAAGGTCGCGGTTTTGCTGGCACTATTAAGCGTCACGGATTTTCCAGGGGTCCTATGGGCCATGGATCCAAACATCACAGAGCAGTAGGCTCTGTTGGGCAGAGTGCCACTCCATCCAGGGTCATCAAGGGCAAAAAGATGCCTGGTCGCATGGGAGGAAAACGTGTTACCGTGAAGAATTCCATGGTTGTTGACGTGCGGCCTGATGAGAACCTGCTGTTGGTTAAGGGGTGTGTTCCGGGTTCCATTAATCAACTTGTATATGTGCTAATAAAATAG
- a CDS encoding 30S ribosomal protein S10 has translation MIVPTQRIRIRLKAYDHKQLDQSVGEIVDTAKRTGARLGGPIPLPTSIRRYTVLRSPHVDKKSREQFEIRTHRRLIDILEPTQQTIDALMKLELSAGVDVEIKL, from the coding sequence ATGATAGTCCCAACCCAGAGGATAAGAATTCGTCTCAAGGCATATGATCACAAGCAGCTTGATCAGTCTGTAGGTGAAATTGTAGATACGGCAAAACGGACCGGAGCCCGTCTTGGCGGGCCAATCCCGTTACCTACTTCTATTAGGCGCTATACTGTATTGCGCTCTCCCCATGTAGACAAGAAGTCAAGGGAGCAGTTTGAGATCCGTACCCACAGGAGACTCATAGATATTCTGGAGCCTACACAACAGACAATAGACGCCTTGATGAAGTTGGAATTGTCTGCTGGGGTGGATGTTGAAATTAAGCTATAG